From Edaphobacter lichenicola, one genomic window encodes:
- a CDS encoding IS481 family transposase, translating into MPWKESRIMDQRLQFLSSYQKEEMSVADLCREYGISRPTGYRWINRYHETGPEGLVDRSRRPHGCSHATLEPIENAILVLRAKHPSWGARKLKARLEMLQPDMVWPAASTFGNILSRAGLTSPQRKRKRTMPCSEPFSLVTGPNQLWCMDFKGYFITGDGKRCDPFTITDAYSRYLIRCQIVSRMDLSQVRAICDAAMREHGVPARIRTDNGAPFAGTGLLGLSKLSLGWMKLGIVHERIQAGRPQQNGRHERMHRTLKEDTTTPPAASLRAQQRRFDNFRYVFNNERPHEGLNNQVPASLYIPSSIRLPRKLPEFRYPKGLLLRRVNNSGDISWHKNRVFISEVFRFEELGVELITPGLYRVFFRDMEIGEFSSEEMRFRAARRVL; encoded by the coding sequence ATGCCCTGGAAAGAGAGTCGGATCATGGATCAACGTCTTCAGTTTTTATCGAGTTATCAGAAAGAGGAGATGTCCGTAGCGGACCTGTGCCGTGAGTATGGAATCTCCCGCCCAACGGGCTACCGTTGGATCAACCGCTACCACGAGACGGGGCCAGAAGGACTCGTAGATCGCAGTCGCCGCCCGCATGGTTGCTCCCACGCGACGCTAGAGCCGATCGAGAACGCCATCCTCGTGCTTCGGGCCAAGCATCCATCTTGGGGCGCGCGGAAGCTCAAAGCAAGGCTGGAGATGCTACAGCCAGACATGGTGTGGCCTGCAGCTAGTACATTTGGCAACATCTTGAGCCGTGCGGGCTTAACTAGTCCGCAGAGGAAGAGAAAGCGCACTATGCCATGCTCAGAGCCGTTCTCTCTGGTCACGGGGCCGAATCAGTTGTGGTGCATGGATTTCAAGGGTTACTTCATCACCGGTGACGGCAAGCGCTGCGATCCGTTCACGATCACTGATGCGTACAGCCGTTACTTGATTCGTTGCCAGATTGTCTCGCGAATGGACCTAAGCCAGGTCCGAGCGATTTGTGATGCCGCCATGCGGGAGCATGGGGTTCCAGCACGGATCAGGACGGATAATGGGGCACCTTTTGCGGGCACAGGGCTACTGGGACTGTCGAAGCTCTCACTCGGCTGGATGAAGCTCGGGATCGTACATGAGCGCATTCAAGCAGGCCGACCTCAACAAAACGGTCGTCATGAGCGGATGCATCGCACACTGAAAGAGGACACAACAACACCGCCTGCGGCATCCCTTCGCGCACAGCAAAGACGATTCGATAACTTTCGCTATGTATTCAATAACGAGCGTCCGCACGAAGGCCTGAACAATCAAGTTCCCGCAAGTCTCTACATCCCTAGTTCGATCCGACTGCCACGCAAGTTGCCAGAGTTCAGGTATCCAAAGGGTCTCCTGCTGCGACGAGTCAACAATAGCGGCGACATCAGCTGGCACAAGAACAGGGTCTTCATCAGCGAAGTATTCCGCTTCGAAGAATTGGGTGTCGAGCTTATTACACCAGGACTCTACAGAGTCTTCTTTCGAGATATGGAAATCGGAGAATTCAGCTCCGAAGAGATGCGCTTCAGAGCAGCGCGAAGAGTGCTCTGA
- a CDS encoding glycoside hydrolase family 2 TIM barrel-domain containing protein, with protein sequence MRRIHCLLMLCFLPLTLENQAQMSPTSGTHRSTVADPRVEMSLRDGWRFKLGPESATELQAEPDATWTTVSVPHTWNRVGYYKDAPASHSNTAQNVVTTQGVGWYKLVFTPPANVSGMESFLQFDAASRIATVWLNGTLLGMHRGGFSRFRLDSTAALKPGHENTLTVKVDNTKPALGSSTADVLPLTGDFFVYGGLYRLVNLIFTRKMHIDLMDHGSSGVYAKTTSATPASAKVQVRVRVRNDSEQSGALVLRTLLVDAQGKVAAQQVQSVTVGPANVVERTADIAVPHPHFWQGVEDPYLYRLVVELSNKSSKLVDRVSLPFGIRQVRFDAQNGLFLNGKHVAVHGVGYHQDREGKGWASEPEDVAADEAMMREMGVTGIRLTHYQHGQPIHDLADRDGLVLWDEIPLVSQWTQGESLQPTAELRENARQQLQELIAQDFNHPSVITWSIGNEIDFGNSIPAFVGNKTGAVPDPLPLLKELNQLAHELDPGRPTTLATCCEGIRYAPDTVVPITASVTDLAGANRYFGWYYGKPSDLGSHLDTLHRTRPAQPTAVTEYGAGGAISLHSDNALGGPESRNRPQAEEYESYIHEQNWSTMRSKPYLWGTFIWNSFDFGSTTRSEGNAQDINTKGIVTFDHKYRKDPYFFYKANWTTTPTVHINSSLYIERAYRMAEVRVYSNAPMTSLKVNGKLVGVLANCPDRICVWNGIVLSPGANNLIASGSFPKGDVDDKVQWRLSDAAAKETYIDCGALVAGASPEKHFGSDTFFEGGTAQVITGPGGGFRAPAPASIAGTRSPEVAATYRTGTFTYRVPVDDGPHSVVLTFVEPSLHPGDRIFDVFANGQKVLTNLDVAAAAGGALTAYQQHFVVNARDGMVTLEFRPTKGDAIVSAIEVQ encoded by the coding sequence TTGCGCCGCATTCACTGTTTGCTTATGCTGTGCTTCTTGCCGCTCACCTTGGAAAATCAGGCACAGATGTCTCCAACGAGCGGGACCCACCGTTCGACGGTTGCCGATCCCCGTGTCGAGATGTCACTCCGCGATGGATGGCGCTTCAAATTAGGGCCGGAATCTGCCACGGAGCTACAGGCGGAACCGGACGCAACATGGACGACCGTCAGCGTGCCCCACACCTGGAACCGGGTGGGCTACTACAAGGACGCGCCCGCGTCCCATAGCAACACCGCGCAGAACGTGGTAACGACGCAGGGAGTTGGCTGGTACAAGCTTGTTTTCACGCCGCCGGCGAACGTGTCTGGTATGGAAAGCTTTCTGCAATTTGATGCGGCAAGCCGCATCGCCACGGTGTGGTTGAACGGAACCTTGCTCGGCATGCACCGTGGAGGATTCTCGCGCTTTCGCCTGGACAGCACGGCAGCACTTAAGCCAGGTCACGAGAACACACTCACGGTGAAGGTGGACAACACCAAACCCGCGCTGGGAAGCTCGACTGCCGACGTGTTGCCGCTTACGGGAGACTTCTTTGTTTACGGCGGTTTGTATCGTCTGGTAAACCTCATTTTCACCAGGAAGATGCACATTGATTTGATGGACCATGGCTCCTCCGGCGTCTATGCGAAGACGACGTCCGCTACGCCTGCCTCGGCAAAGGTGCAGGTGCGCGTGCGAGTCCGCAACGACAGTGAGCAGAGTGGTGCCCTTGTGCTCCGAACTCTGCTCGTTGACGCGCAAGGCAAGGTCGCCGCACAACAAGTGCAGTCCGTCACAGTCGGACCAGCGAACGTGGTGGAGAGGACCGCGGACATCGCTGTGCCTCATCCGCATTTCTGGCAAGGTGTGGAGGATCCTTACCTGTATCGCCTGGTGGTGGAACTGTCGAACAAGTCATCCAAACTGGTAGATCGCGTCTCTCTCCCCTTTGGCATCCGGCAGGTTCGCTTCGACGCGCAGAATGGATTGTTCCTCAACGGAAAACACGTCGCCGTACACGGCGTCGGCTATCACCAAGATCGTGAAGGTAAGGGTTGGGCGTCGGAACCGGAGGACGTTGCCGCGGACGAGGCGATGATGCGTGAGATGGGAGTGACCGGCATCCGCTTGACCCACTACCAGCACGGCCAGCCGATTCACGACCTAGCGGACCGCGATGGACTTGTGCTCTGGGATGAGATACCCCTCGTAAGCCAGTGGACACAGGGAGAGAGCTTGCAACCGACGGCGGAGCTTCGTGAGAACGCCCGGCAGCAACTGCAAGAGCTGATTGCGCAGGACTTCAATCATCCTTCGGTGATCACCTGGTCCATCGGCAACGAGATCGATTTTGGAAACAGCATACCCGCCTTTGTCGGGAACAAGACCGGAGCCGTTCCTGATCCCCTGCCCTTGCTCAAAGAGTTGAACCAACTCGCGCACGAGTTGGACCCAGGCAGGCCCACAACATTGGCGACTTGCTGTGAGGGTATACGCTACGCACCCGATACTGTGGTGCCAATCACAGCCTCGGTCACCGACCTTGCCGGTGCGAACCGCTACTTCGGCTGGTACTACGGCAAGCCATCCGACTTAGGTTCTCATCTTGACACCCTACACCGCACGCGGCCGGCACAGCCCACGGCGGTAACCGAATATGGCGCCGGGGGCGCTATCTCACTGCACTCTGACAATGCGCTGGGTGGCCCAGAGTCTCGCAACCGGCCCCAGGCGGAGGAATACGAATCCTACATTCACGAACAGAACTGGTCCACGATGCGCAGCAAGCCGTATCTGTGGGGTACGTTTATCTGGAATTCCTTCGACTTTGGAAGCACCACTCGGAGCGAGGGCAATGCCCAAGACATTAATACCAAGGGCATCGTGACCTTTGACCATAAGTATAGGAAGGACCCGTACTTCTTTTACAAAGCCAACTGGACGACGACGCCAACAGTCCATATCAACTCCAGCCTCTATATCGAGCGAGCCTACCGGATGGCCGAGGTGCGCGTGTACAGCAATGCGCCGATGACCTCGCTGAAGGTAAATGGAAAGCTGGTTGGAGTGCTCGCAAACTGCCCGGACCGCATCTGTGTCTGGAACGGCATCGTTCTCAGCCCTGGCGCGAACAACCTCATTGCAAGTGGCTCCTTCCCTAAGGGAGATGTAGACGATAAAGTTCAGTGGCGTCTTTCCGACGCCGCCGCGAAGGAAACCTATATCGATTGCGGCGCGCTGGTTGCTGGCGCAAGTCCGGAAAAGCACTTTGGATCGGACACCTTCTTCGAGGGGGGAACGGCGCAAGTTATCACCGGTCCCGGAGGTGGGTTCAGAGCTCCGGCGCCGGCGTCAATTGCCGGGACCCGCAGCCCAGAGGTCGCTGCCACATACCGCACCGGAACTTTCACCTATCGTGTTCCGGTGGATGACGGCCCGCATAGCGTAGTCCTCACGTTTGTTGAGCCGTCTCTTCATCCCGGAGATCGCATTTTCGACGTTTTCGCGAACGGACAGAAAGTTCTGACCAATCTGGATGTGGCAGCAGCCGCGGGAGGTGCGCTGACCGCGTATCAACAGCATTTCGTAGTAAATGCCAGGGATGGCATGGTCACTCTTGAGTTCAGACCGACCAAAGGAGACGCGATCGTTTCCGCGATAGAGGTGCAATAA
- a CDS encoding aromatic alcohol reductase: protein MSAVKSRNILVLGAGELGLPVLRNLARRAKNVKGVKISVLLRSSAVESDAPAKQRDIAEIRSLGIEIVIGDLVKSSIEELASVFAQYDTVIGCAGYAAGIDTPMKLAKAALQSGIPRYFPWQFGVDFDVIGRGGPQDIFDAQLDVRELLRAQTATEWVIISTGMFMSYLFEPEFGVVDLERSEVHALGTLDTAVTLTTPDDIGALTAEIVFAEPTIRNEIVYLAGDTVTYGEVADKLEAALHRPFSRSEWTVPFLMEELARDPQDMMRKYRAAFALGRGVAWSKDWTFNQRSGIPVTDVGAWIDANLALGRSG, encoded by the coding sequence ATGTCGGCCGTTAAGTCTCGCAATATTCTCGTACTGGGAGCCGGAGAACTCGGTCTCCCGGTCCTGCGCAACCTGGCGCGCCGCGCAAAGAACGTGAAAGGGGTCAAGATCAGCGTACTGCTGCGCAGCAGTGCGGTGGAATCCGATGCGCCGGCCAAGCAACGCGATATCGCCGAAATCCGCAGCCTGGGAATCGAGATCGTCATAGGCGATCTGGTGAAAAGCTCGATCGAAGAGCTCGCATCGGTGTTTGCACAGTATGACACTGTGATCGGTTGCGCTGGCTATGCCGCTGGGATCGACACGCCCATGAAGCTGGCGAAGGCCGCACTGCAGTCGGGCATTCCCCGTTATTTCCCATGGCAGTTCGGTGTCGATTTCGATGTGATCGGGCGCGGCGGACCGCAGGACATCTTCGACGCACAGTTGGACGTGCGTGAGCTGCTGCGTGCCCAGACCGCTACCGAGTGGGTCATCATCTCGACCGGCATGTTCATGAGTTATCTATTCGAGCCGGAATTCGGCGTGGTCGACCTCGAAAGAAGCGAAGTTCATGCGCTGGGCACACTCGACACCGCTGTCACACTGACGACTCCTGATGATATCGGAGCTCTGACCGCCGAGATCGTGTTCGCCGAACCCACCATCCGAAACGAGATTGTATATCTGGCCGGCGACACCGTGACCTACGGAGAGGTTGCTGACAAGCTAGAAGCGGCTCTGCATCGCCCGTTCAGCCGTTCGGAGTGGACCGTGCCATTTCTGATGGAAGAGCTAGCACGCGACCCGCAGGATATGATGCGGAAGTATCGCGCCGCGTTTGCGCTGGGGCGCGGAGTGGCCTGGAGCAAGGACTGGACGTTCAACCAGCGCAGTGGCATTCCTGTCACCGATGTGGGTGCGTGGATCGACGCCAATCTTGCGCTAGGTCGTAGCGGGTAA
- a CDS encoding zinc-dependent alcohol dehydrogenase family protein, translated as MRYYKFSAAERKLVMAEAELPEPGPGQVRVRVAAASLNYRDVFMISRFGDVGIDNRIPLSDASGTVDAVGDGAMRFQVGERVATIFFPDWISGRFRSSYAPSAFGGEGADGVLSEYVIVPERALVASPAFLSDVEVAALPCAGVTAWHALFVRAPLEPDDRVLIQGTGGVALFALQFAHAAGVRCIVLSSSDDKLERAHKLGASDLINYRDTPDWHLAVQEITKGEGATHILEVGGQDTYERSLQSLAPNGTIAQIGVLTGFHLRPNLLPLSRLNANIVGIQTGSRQHFEDMNRFIEEQRLTPVVDREFTFDEALQAFAHMAEQRHFGKLVINVAGG; from the coding sequence ATGCGTTACTACAAATTCAGCGCGGCCGAACGTAAGCTTGTTATGGCCGAGGCCGAACTTCCGGAGCCGGGACCTGGACAGGTCAGGGTGCGCGTAGCGGCCGCGAGCCTCAACTACCGTGACGTTTTCATGATCTCGCGGTTCGGCGACGTCGGGATCGACAATCGCATCCCATTGTCCGACGCAAGTGGCACGGTCGACGCGGTTGGGGACGGAGCGATGCGTTTCCAAGTTGGGGAACGAGTCGCAACGATATTCTTTCCGGATTGGATCTCAGGCCGGTTCCGGTCCAGCTACGCACCCTCCGCATTCGGCGGCGAAGGCGCTGACGGCGTGTTGTCCGAATACGTGATCGTGCCGGAACGAGCGCTTGTCGCATCGCCTGCATTCCTATCGGACGTGGAGGTCGCGGCTCTCCCTTGCGCCGGCGTGACGGCCTGGCATGCGCTCTTCGTTCGTGCCCCGCTCGAGCCCGACGACAGGGTCCTCATCCAGGGGACAGGTGGCGTCGCGCTGTTTGCACTGCAATTCGCACACGCCGCCGGCGTTCGCTGCATCGTCTTGTCATCTTCCGACGACAAGCTCGAACGCGCTCATAAGCTTGGCGCGTCCGACCTCATCAATTATCGCGATACGCCGGACTGGCACTTGGCGGTCCAAGAAATTACCAAGGGCGAGGGCGCTACACACATTTTGGAGGTCGGCGGTCAGGACACCTATGAACGGTCCCTGCAGAGCCTGGCGCCCAACGGCACCATCGCGCAGATCGGCGTGCTCACGGGCTTCCACCTTCGACCGAACCTTTTGCCGCTTTCCCGTCTTAACGCGAATATCGTGGGCATCCAAACCGGTTCACGCCAACATTTCGAAGACATGAATCGGTTCATTGAGGAGCAAAGACTCACCCCGGTGGTGGATCGCGAATTTACATTCGACGAGGCTCTTCAAGCGTTCGCGCATATGGCCGAGCAACGTCATTTTGGAAAGCTGGTCATCAATGTCGCTGGGGGCTAG
- a CDS encoding nuclear transport factor 2 family protein, whose product MSDELAVQQVLAHYVRAHDRRDGAAMGALFTPEARVTIFYNNNPDGKPELIGELAGREAIAQATTHMMKPHPPRGWSHNATDGLLINIDGDHATVDAQFMVFTILGDAKPSSGWPAGAAGAMGTITPIESGYYTQNLVRVDGQWLIESLQVRHNLPFAF is encoded by the coding sequence ATGTCTGATGAACTGGCTGTGCAACAGGTTCTCGCCCACTATGTCCGGGCTCACGATCGGCGCGACGGCGCCGCCATGGGGGCGCTCTTCACGCCCGAGGCGCGCGTGACGATCTTCTACAACAACAATCCCGACGGGAAGCCGGAGCTGATCGGGGAACTCGCCGGGCGCGAGGCAATCGCCCAGGCGACGACGCATATGATGAAGCCGCACCCGCCGCGAGGGTGGAGCCACAACGCCACCGACGGCCTGCTGATCAACATCGACGGAGACCACGCGACGGTCGACGCCCAGTTCATGGTCTTCACCATCCTCGGTGACGCGAAGCCGTCGAGCGGCTGGCCGGCGGGCGCGGCGGGTGCGATGGGCACGATCACGCCGATCGAGTCCGGTTACTACACGCAGAACCTGGTTCGCGTGGACGGACAGTGGCTCATCGAGTCGCTGCAAGTTCGCCATAACCTGCCGTTCGCCTTCTGA
- a CDS encoding Rrf2 family transcriptional regulator, with the protein MIDVRFPTALQIMLSLALADRNSVSQLSSAELAKSLGANPSFVRKLLVPLVQSKLLRSQMGKTGGVRLARRAAEITLREIYGAVVADTKIWAPRTGIPHRCLVSSNVQGYFEELIDDAQEAILSMLGQRTLLQALTELEIRESAKRTTSRVRLSVQNKS; encoded by the coding sequence TTGATCGACGTTCGATTTCCTACAGCGCTTCAGATCATGCTCAGCCTGGCGTTGGCGGACCGGAACAGCGTTTCCCAGCTCTCCTCCGCCGAGTTGGCGAAGAGCCTCGGAGCGAATCCCAGCTTCGTCCGCAAGCTCCTAGTGCCGCTCGTCCAGAGCAAACTCCTACGGTCCCAGATGGGCAAGACCGGTGGCGTGCGTCTCGCACGACGAGCAGCAGAGATCACCCTGCGGGAAATCTACGGCGCGGTCGTAGCCGATACCAAAATCTGGGCGCCTCGAACCGGAATTCCGCATCGCTGCCTGGTGAGTTCCAACGTACAAGGCTACTTCGAAGAGTTGATTGACGACGCGCAGGAGGCGATCCTCTCCATGCTCGGGCAACGCACTCTGCTACAGGCCCTCACTGAATTGGAGATTCGCGAGAGTGCGAAGAGGACCACCAGCAGAGTTCGGCTATCGGTACAAAACAAGAGTTAG
- a CDS encoding oxidoreductase, producing MSQVWLITGSSRGLGRAFAEAALSSGFQVAATARNTEDLEELKDKYGDLVLPLSLDVTSETQAGEAVKATIRTFGKLDVLVNNAGYGNVAPIEDTTLEDFRAQIETNLFGVIILTKAVLPYFRERGSGHIIQVTSIAGRVGPIGRAPYAAAKWGVEGFSETLAKEVGPLGVKVTIVEPGGFRTDFAGSSTELREGRPEYDATVGKTARFQRDYNGKQPGDPTRAAAALLKLASVKEPPLRIVLGIDAFNAAEANDLAKIELGKEWKDLSYATDFEH from the coding sequence ATGTCACAGGTTTGGCTCATCACAGGTAGTTCGCGTGGACTTGGAAGGGCATTTGCGGAGGCGGCGCTCTCATCAGGTTTCCAGGTAGCCGCGACTGCTCGCAATACCGAAGATTTGGAGGAGTTGAAGGATAAATATGGCGATCTCGTGCTGCCCCTCTCTCTTGATGTCACCAGCGAAACGCAGGCAGGTGAGGCCGTGAAGGCTACAATTCGGACTTTCGGAAAACTCGATGTTCTGGTCAATAACGCTGGTTACGGAAATGTTGCTCCTATTGAGGACACCACGCTTGAGGACTTTCGCGCGCAAATTGAAACGAATCTCTTTGGGGTGATTATTCTCACCAAGGCCGTGCTGCCTTATTTTCGGGAGCGGGGTTCAGGCCACATCATCCAGGTCACTTCCATCGCAGGTCGCGTCGGACCCATTGGACGCGCACCATATGCAGCCGCTAAATGGGGCGTGGAGGGTTTTTCCGAGACGCTCGCGAAAGAAGTAGGACCCCTCGGCGTCAAGGTCACCATCGTTGAACCAGGTGGTTTCCGTACGGACTTCGCAGGGTCGTCAACCGAGCTGCGGGAAGGACGTCCCGAATACGATGCGACGGTGGGTAAGACAGCGCGCTTCCAGCGCGACTACAACGGAAAACAACCCGGGGACCCGACTAGGGCTGCAGCAGCATTGTTGAAGCTAGCCTCGGTTAAGGAGCCACCGTTACGCATCGTCCTTGGAATTGACGCATTCAATGCGGCGGAAGCAAACGATCTGGCCAAGATCGAGCTGGGGAAAGAATGGAAAGATCTTAGCTACGCGACGGACTTCGAACATTAG
- a CDS encoding MBL fold metallo-hydrolase, translated as MSRVFIVRASMVAILCLSSFAVMSAQLPEPDGGTIERGTSPAHWLSQGSKCMEIPEWQVHEYNPNFFILRQSPCTDYEKPFVFLFFGKDKALLADTGSRNGNIVPAIQVTVKNWLARNGRTSIPLLVVHTHEHRDHVWGDKALQAMNDAAIPVTLLPAEVEATKKFYGIEHWPTDIGHVDLGGRVIDVIPIPGHSAASVAFYDRNTAILLSSDSLYPGRLYVQDFAAFQASTERLIAFTKDKPVAHVLGNHIEETSTPFLDYPVGTMYQRQEHELALSRGSLLELEDALLSLHGVPQRLALRDFSVWPSGPKFTRPGDRERFQQHEKEEMERMWDHTAQPGVH; from the coding sequence ATGTCGAGAGTTTTCATCGTAAGAGCCAGCATGGTGGCGATTCTTTGCCTGTCTTCGTTCGCCGTGATGTCGGCGCAGCTTCCGGAGCCGGATGGAGGGACGATCGAGCGCGGCACGTCGCCGGCTCACTGGCTGTCTCAGGGCTCGAAGTGCATGGAGATTCCAGAGTGGCAGGTGCATGAGTACAACCCGAACTTCTTTATCCTGCGGCAGTCCCCCTGCACGGACTACGAGAAGCCGTTCGTGTTCCTGTTCTTTGGCAAGGACAAGGCGTTGCTGGCGGATACCGGATCGCGTAACGGCAATATTGTTCCCGCGATTCAAGTCACGGTCAAGAACTGGCTAGCACGCAATGGGCGCACCAGTATTCCGCTGCTGGTGGTGCATACGCATGAGCACCGAGACCATGTCTGGGGCGACAAGGCGCTGCAGGCAATGAACGATGCCGCGATCCCGGTTACCCTTCTGCCGGCGGAGGTCGAGGCGACCAAGAAGTTCTATGGGATCGAGCACTGGCCAACCGACATCGGGCATGTCGATCTGGGCGGGCGTGTGATCGACGTGATTCCGATTCCAGGACACAGCGCGGCCAGCGTGGCCTTCTATGACCGGAATACGGCGATCCTGCTCTCCAGCGACAGCCTGTATCCCGGCCGTTTATACGTGCAGGATTTCGCAGCATTCCAAGCGAGCACGGAGCGGCTGATCGCGTTCACGAAGGACAAGCCGGTGGCGCATGTGCTGGGCAACCACATCGAGGAGACGAGCACACCATTTCTCGATTACCCGGTGGGCACGATGTATCAGCGCCAGGAGCATGAACTGGCGCTCTCGCGCGGATCGCTGCTGGAGTTGGAGGACGCTCTGCTGTCATTGCACGGCGTGCCGCAGCGGCTGGCGCTGCGCGACTTCTCGGTCTGGCCCTCGGGGCCGAAGTTCACCAGGCCCGGCGACCGGGAGAGGTTTCAGCAGCATGAGAAGGAAGAGATGGAGCGGATGTGGGACCACACTGCCCAACCAGGAGTTCATTAG
- a CDS encoding IS110 family RNA-guided transposase has product MELLHPHCAGLDIHKETVVACVRHFRNGKVTTGIKTFKTTTEELIALSDWLVTEGCTHIVMEATGVYWKPVWHILSDGEFELVLANAGHVKNVPGRKTDVNDAVWLAELMAHGLVKASFVPDQPTQQMRDLLRTRKQFGRERSSHIQRIQKTLEDANIKLDLVVTDVLGLSGRRILQALIAGHTAPKALAALADRRIHATTAQLEAALRGRVTDHHRFMLKLHLDQIDAQDAAIARIDKEVDGNVEPFRVALEMLNGIPGVSSLSAEVIIAEIGVDMSRFETAGHLISWAGLCPRNDESAGKRRSSRMKKGAPWLKTTLVQCAWAAARTKDSYFHAQYHRLRSRRGPKKAIGAVASSLLTTAYHMLKSGTLYQDLGANHFNHRAKDKQALHLIHRLKNLGFNVQITPSPA; this is encoded by the coding sequence ATGGAACTTCTGCATCCGCATTGCGCTGGTCTGGATATTCACAAGGAGACGGTGGTGGCCTGCGTTCGTCATTTTAGGAACGGCAAGGTGACGACAGGAATTAAGACGTTCAAGACAACCACCGAGGAACTGATAGCCCTCTCCGATTGGCTTGTAACGGAAGGTTGTACGCATATCGTCATGGAGGCCACCGGCGTCTACTGGAAGCCGGTCTGGCATATTCTCTCCGACGGCGAGTTCGAATTGGTGCTGGCCAATGCCGGCCACGTCAAAAATGTGCCGGGGCGCAAGACCGACGTTAACGACGCCGTCTGGCTGGCCGAGCTCATGGCCCATGGACTGGTCAAGGCGAGCTTTGTGCCCGACCAACCAACCCAGCAAATGCGCGATCTGCTGCGTACCCGCAAGCAGTTCGGGCGCGAGCGCAGCAGTCATATTCAGCGCATCCAGAAGACGCTGGAGGACGCCAACATCAAGCTGGATTTGGTGGTCACCGATGTTCTGGGTCTCTCTGGCCGCCGCATCCTCCAGGCCCTGATCGCTGGCCACACCGCCCCCAAGGCACTAGCCGCACTGGCAGACCGGCGGATTCACGCCACCACAGCGCAACTGGAAGCGGCGTTGCGCGGCAGGGTGACGGATCATCATCGCTTTATGCTGAAGCTGCATCTGGATCAGATCGATGCCCAGGACGCGGCCATCGCTCGCATTGATAAGGAGGTCGACGGCAACGTCGAACCTTTTCGGGTCGCCCTCGAAATGCTGAACGGCATTCCTGGCGTCAGCTCACTCTCCGCCGAGGTGATCATCGCCGAGATTGGGGTCGATATGAGCCGCTTTGAAACCGCCGGTCACCTGATTTCCTGGGCTGGACTCTGTCCCCGCAACGATGAAAGCGCGGGCAAGCGGCGCTCCAGTCGCATGAAGAAAGGTGCGCCGTGGCTCAAGACCACTCTAGTGCAATGCGCCTGGGCGGCCGCGCGCACCAAGGACAGCTACTTCCATGCTCAATACCACCGCCTGCGCAGCCGCCGCGGCCCCAAAAAAGCTATCGGAGCCGTAGCCTCCTCCTTGCTCACCACCGCCTACCATATGCTCAAGTCTGGAACCCTCTACCAGGATCTCGGCGCTAACCACTTCAACCATCGCGCCAAAGACAAGCAAGCCCTTCACCTCATCCACCGCTTGAAGAACTTGGGATTCAACGTCCAAATCACGCCCTCGCCAGCCTAA